One region of Termitidicoccus mucosus genomic DNA includes:
- a CDS encoding ABC transporter ATP-binding protein, which translates to MSAVTLRNLVKQYPGAAEPVVHGIDLEIREGEFMVLVGPSGCGKSTTLRMIAGLEDITGGEITIGGRVVNHVAPKDRDIAMVFQNYALYPHMSVYENMAFGLKLRKFSKAEIDTRVREAAAMLGLDAYLDRKPKALSGGQRQRVAVGRAIVRKPRVFLFDEPLSNLDAKMRVSMRTEISKLHARLGATMIYVTHDQTEAMTMGDRICVMKDGRIMQVAAPLELYNRPADLFTAGFIGSPPMNFLQGQLRREGDTVFFVSALPPVGPDLVSGREHLAASVRPLANRGATQGRALHRGTGVPPVSTRPESHGRVARATQPLQFDLSAPLARRAAVHAGKPAILGIRPEHIHEAANGAPVHLTATVEVSEPMGAETYLYLQTAAGQLIARTGPGSDYESGREVPLSLDLEHARLFDSATGIMLPP; encoded by the coding sequence ATGTCCGCCGTCACCCTTCGCAACCTCGTCAAACAATACCCGGGCGCCGCCGAGCCGGTCGTCCACGGCATCGACCTGGAGATTCGCGAAGGCGAGTTCATGGTGCTCGTCGGCCCGTCCGGCTGCGGAAAGTCCACCACGCTGCGCATGATCGCCGGACTCGAGGATATCACCGGCGGCGAAATCACCATTGGCGGCCGCGTGGTGAATCACGTCGCGCCCAAGGACCGCGACATCGCGATGGTTTTCCAGAACTACGCGCTCTATCCGCACATGAGCGTGTATGAAAACATGGCCTTCGGACTGAAGCTGCGGAAATTTTCCAAGGCCGAAATCGACACGCGCGTGCGCGAGGCCGCCGCCATGCTCGGCCTCGACGCCTACCTCGACCGCAAGCCCAAGGCGCTCTCCGGCGGCCAGCGCCAGCGCGTCGCCGTGGGCCGCGCCATCGTGCGCAAGCCGAGGGTGTTTCTCTTCGACGAGCCGCTCTCCAACCTCGACGCCAAGATGCGCGTCTCGATGCGCACCGAGATTTCGAAACTTCACGCCCGGCTCGGCGCGACGATGATCTACGTCACGCACGACCAGACCGAGGCCATGACCATGGGCGACCGCATCTGTGTGATGAAGGACGGACGCATCATGCAAGTCGCCGCCCCGCTCGAACTCTACAACCGCCCCGCCGACCTCTTCACCGCGGGCTTCATCGGCAGTCCGCCGATGAACTTCCTCCAAGGCCAACTCCGCCGCGAAGGCGACACTGTCTTTTTCGTGTCAGCCCTCCCTCCCGTAGGGCCTGACCTCGTGTCAGGCCGCGAGCACCTCGCCGCGTCCGTCCGCCCCCTCGCCAATCGCGGCGCGACACAAGGTCGCGCCCTACATCGTGGCACGGGTGTCCCGCCCGTCTCCACGCGCCCCGAATCCCACGGGCGAGTCGCCCGTGCCACGCAACCCCTGCAATTCGACCTCTCCGCTCCACTCGCCCGTCGCGCCGCCGTGCACGCCGGCAAACCCGCCATCCTCGGCATCCGCCCCGAGCATATTCACGAAGCGGCCAACGGCGCCCCCGTCCATCTCACCGCCACCGTCGAGGTCAGCGAACCCATGGGGGCGGAAACCTACCTCTACCTGCAAACTGCCGCCGGCCAGCTCATCGCCCGCACCGGTCCCGGCAGCGACTACGAATCCGGCCGCGAAGTTCCGCTCTCCCTCGATCTGGAGCACGCCCGCCTCTTCGACTCAGCGACGGGCATCATGCTTCCACCATAG